Proteins from a single region of Hermetia illucens chromosome 3, iHerIll2.2.curated.20191125, whole genome shotgun sequence:
- the LOC119651485 gene encoding uncharacterized protein LOC119651485 translates to MWFSCSIIFVAAFCTFVDSIIVPSPKSAKLFIHGDTLYQLFVTKVDQEDVIKISPLFKIPNCAEPASIKPVKEHQNENIDEELQSSGNINRKWKPLIKPPDPITQIRLSRYGKYLGYPRFYGLSGAYGFYHYNAGNDVNNNLPRGGYKFEADIDSK, encoded by the exons ATGTGGTTCAGTTGCTCCATA ATATTTGTGGCAGCTTTCTGCACCTTTGTTGATTCCATCATTGTGCCTTCTCCCAAGAGCGCGAAGCTTTTCATCCACGGGGACACCCTCTACCAGTTGTTCGTAACGAAAGTCGACCAGGAGGACGTTATCAAAATTTCGCCTCTTTTCAAAATACCAAACTGTGCAGAACCAGCATCCATTAAACCAGTCAAAGAGCATCAAAACGAAAACATTGACGAGGAGTTGCAGTCAAGTGGAAATATTAATCGAAAGTGGAAACCATTGATCAAACCTCCAGATCCAATCACCCAGATAAGATTATCGCGATATGGCAAATATCTTGGCTACCCAAGGTTCTACGGACTCAGTGGAGCTTATGGGTTTTATCATTATAATGCCGGGAATGATGTTAATAACAATTTGCCAAGAGGTGGATATAAATTTGAAGCTGACATCGATAGCAAATAA